The following are encoded in a window of Flavobacterium psychrotrophum genomic DNA:
- a CDS encoding type II toxin-antitoxin system RelE/ParE family toxin translates to MDYKFKVSFLEPAIHFLESLDEKSREKILYNIWKSRSVNDNELFKKLDGEIWEFRTIYKKQYFRLFAFWDKSDKFDTVVI, encoded by the coding sequence ATGGATTATAAATTTAAAGTCTCTTTCTTAGAACCGGCTATACATTTTTTAGAGAGCCTCGACGAAAAGTCAAGGGAGAAAATACTATATAATATATGGAAATCAAGAAGTGTAAATGATAATGAATTATTTAAAAAGCTTGATGGTGAAATATGGGAATTCAGAACAATTTATAAGAAACAGTACTTTAGGCTTTTCGCTTTTTGGGATAAGAGTGATAAGTTTGACACCGTGGTAATTTAA
- the atpG gene encoding ATP synthase F1 subunit gamma, with amino-acid sequence MANLKEIRNRIASVSSTMQITSAMKMVSAAKLKKAQDAITAMRPYSQKLTELLQNLSATLEGNTGGAYAEQRAVNKVLIVAITSNRGLCGAFNANVIKQINNLKDVVYAGKQVDVLAIGKKGNDALSKSCTIIANESSLFDSLTFEHTAQIAKDLMTRFEDGQYDRIELVYNHFKNAATQEVLTEQFLPLAPAEATTAKDAPAAADYIFEPSKEEIVLSLIPLSLKTQLYKAVRDSFASEHGARMTAMHKATDNATEMRNQLKLTYNKARQAAITGEILEIVGGAEALNN; translated from the coding sequence ATGGCAAACTTAAAGGAAATACGTAACAGAATTGCTTCCGTTTCATCGACCATGCAAATTACAAGTGCGATGAAAATGGTATCTGCGGCCAAGCTTAAAAAAGCCCAGGACGCTATTACTGCCATGAGGCCGTACAGCCAGAAGCTTACCGAACTATTGCAAAACCTTAGCGCTACGCTGGAGGGTAATACCGGTGGTGCTTATGCTGAACAGCGTGCGGTAAACAAAGTTCTTATTGTGGCCATAACCTCTAACAGGGGTTTGTGCGGCGCTTTTAATGCCAACGTTATTAAGCAGATCAACAATCTTAAAGATGTTGTTTATGCAGGAAAACAGGTAGATGTACTAGCCATTGGTAAAAAAGGTAACGATGCGCTTAGCAAATCGTGCACCATTATTGCTAACGAGAGCAGCCTGTTTGACAGCCTTACCTTTGAGCATACTGCCCAGATAGCTAAAGACCTTATGACAAGGTTTGAGGATGGCCAGTATGACAGGATAGAGTTGGTATATAACCACTTTAAGAATGCTGCTACACAAGAGGTGCTTACAGAGCAGTTTCTTCCGCTGGCGCCTGCTGAGGCTACTACAGCTAAAGACGCTCCTGCTGCTGCCGATTACATTTTTGAGCCTTCTAAAGAAGAGATCGTATTAAGCCTTATCCCACTGTCGCTTAAAACGCAGTTGTACAAGGCAGTGCGCGACTCATTTGCTTCTGAGCACGGTGCCCGTATGACGGCCATGCACAAAGCAACAGATAACGCTACCGAAATGCGTAACCAGCTTAAACTTACTTACAATAAGGCCCGCCAGGCTGCCATTACCGGCGAAATCCTTGAAATTGTGGGTGGTGCAGAGGCACTTAACAATTAA
- the atpA gene encoding F0F1 ATP synthase subunit alpha — protein sequence MAEIKAAEISAILKKQLSGFESGATLEEVGTVLSVGDGIARVYGLGNAQYGELVQFENGLEAIVLNLEEDNVGVVLLGPSTGIAEGSTVKRTQRIASLRVGEEVVGRVVDTLGNPIDGKGPIGGTLYEMPLERKAPGVIYRQPVTEPMQTGIKAVDAMIPVGRGQRELVIGDRQTGKTTVCIDTILNQKEFYDAGKPVFCIYVAIGQKASTVAGIAKTLEEKGAMAYTVIVAANASDPAPMQVYAPFAGAAIGEYFRDTGRPALIIYDDLSKQAVAYREVSLLLRRPPGREAYPGDVFYLHSRLLERAAKVIADDDIAKNMNDLPESLKPIVKGGGSLTALPIIETQAGDVSAYIPTNVISITDGQIFLESDLFNSGVRPAINVGISVSRVGGNAQIKSMKKVSGTLKLDQAQFRELEAFAKFGSDLDAVTLGVIEKGRRNVEILKQSVNDPYTVEDQVAIIYAGSKNLLKKVPVNKVKEFEKDYIAYLNATHKDTLNALKAGKFTDEITDVLEKAAAEIASKY from the coding sequence ATGGCAGAAATTAAAGCTGCTGAAATTTCAGCAATATTAAAGAAACAATTGTCCGGTTTTGAATCGGGTGCTACATTAGAAGAAGTAGGTACTGTTCTTAGTGTAGGTGATGGTATTGCCCGTGTTTACGGACTTGGCAACGCGCAGTATGGCGAGCTTGTTCAGTTTGAAAACGGGTTAGAAGCTATTGTACTTAACCTTGAAGAAGACAATGTAGGTGTAGTATTGCTTGGACCTTCAACAGGCATAGCAGAAGGCTCTACTGTAAAACGTACCCAGCGTATTGCTTCACTTCGCGTAGGTGAAGAAGTAGTGGGCCGTGTGGTAGATACCCTTGGTAACCCTATAGATGGTAAAGGCCCTATTGGCGGTACCCTTTATGAAATGCCATTAGAGCGTAAAGCTCCGGGTGTTATTTACCGCCAGCCGGTAACTGAGCCAATGCAAACAGGTATTAAGGCTGTAGACGCCATGATACCGGTAGGCCGTGGCCAGCGTGAGCTTGTTATTGGCGACCGCCAGACAGGTAAAACAACCGTATGTATCGATACGATACTTAACCAAAAAGAATTTTATGATGCAGGCAAGCCTGTATTCTGTATATATGTTGCCATAGGCCAAAAGGCTTCTACGGTAGCAGGTATTGCTAAAACCCTTGAAGAAAAAGGTGCTATGGCGTATACCGTTATTGTTGCCGCTAACGCGTCTGACCCTGCGCCAATGCAGGTTTATGCTCCGTTTGCAGGTGCTGCAATAGGCGAGTACTTCCGCGATACGGGCCGTCCGGCACTTATCATTTATGATGACCTTTCTAAACAAGCGGTAGCTTACCGTGAGGTTTCCCTGCTACTTCGTCGTCCACCAGGACGTGAGGCATACCCTGGAGACGTTTTCTACCTTCACTCAAGGTTACTGGAGCGTGCTGCAAAGGTTATTGCTGATGATGATATCGCGAAGAACATGAACGACCTTCCTGAATCGCTTAAGCCAATTGTTAAAGGTGGCGGATCGCTTACAGCGCTTCCTATCATCGAAACTCAGGCGGGAGACGTTTCTGCATATATCCCTACTAACGTGATCTCGATCACTGACGGACAGATATTCCTTGAGTCAGATTTATTTAACTCTGGTGTACGCCCGGCTATCAACGTAGGTATCTCTGTATCTCGTGTAGGTGGTAACGCACAGATCAAGTCGATGAAAAAAGTATCTGGTACGCTTAAGCTAGACCAGGCACAGTTCCGCGAACTTGAGGCATTTGCTAAATTTGGTTCAGACCTTGATGCGGTAACCCTTGGTGTTATCGAAAAAGGCCGCCGTAACGTAGAGATCCTTAAGCAATCGGTAAACGACCCTTATACTGTTGAAGACCAGGTAGCTATTATTTATGCCGGTTCTAAGAACCTGCTTAAAAAGGTACCTGTAAACAAAGTAAAAGAGTTTGAAAAAGACTATATTGCTTACCTTAACGCTACGCACAAAGACACGCTAAACGCACTTAAGGCAGGTAAATTTACTGACGAGATTACAGACGTGCTTGAAAAAGCAGCTGCTGAGATCGCTTCTAAATACTAA
- the atpH gene encoding ATP synthase F1 subunit delta has translation MSRAAVRYAKAILEMAQGTGNAAQVADDMALIAATVKDNKELQDFISSPTIKGEVKESALKEIFGASQNVTQGLFHLLLDNKRFNILPAIAAQYKEQYDVANGIEVATVTTAFAIDADLEAKVLAKIKEFSNKQVTIKNVVDPAIIGGFIIRIGDRQFNASVANRLTTLKRELSN, from the coding sequence ATGAGCAGAGCAGCAGTTAGATATGCTAAGGCAATACTGGAAATGGCACAAGGTACCGGAAACGCAGCACAAGTGGCTGACGATATGGCGCTTATTGCCGCTACTGTAAAAGATAACAAAGAGCTTCAGGACTTTATTAGCAGCCCTACCATTAAAGGTGAGGTTAAAGAAAGTGCCCTTAAAGAAATTTTTGGCGCAAGCCAAAATGTTACCCAGGGTTTATTTCACCTGTTGTTAGACAACAAAAGGTTTAATATACTGCCTGCAATAGCAGCACAGTATAAAGAGCAGTATGATGTTGCTAACGGTATAGAGGTGGCTACTGTAACTACTGCATTTGCAATAGATGCAGACCTTGAGGCTAAGGTGCTTGCTAAAATAAAAGAGTTTAGCAATAAGCAGGTAACAATTAAAAACGTAGTAGACCCGGCTATCATAGGCGGATTTATTATACGCATTGGCGACAGGCAGTTTAACGCTTCTGTGGCTAACAGGCTTACAACATTAAAACGAGAACTGAGCAACTAA
- a CDS encoding F0F1 ATP synthase subunit B, with translation MDKLINDFSFGLFFWQAIILVILIILLAKFAWKPILASLAAREEGIADAIASAEKARAEMQNLKSQNEAILKEARAERDAIMKEAREIKDRMIAEAKADAEAQSTKIIEQAKATIAGEKNAAIAELKTQVSALSVEIAEKLLKAELSNKEAQSNLVEKMLEEVKLN, from the coding sequence ATGGATAAGTTAATTAATGATTTTTCGTTTGGTTTGTTCTTCTGGCAGGCCATCATCCTGGTAATCCTTATCATACTTCTTGCTAAATTTGCATGGAAGCCTATCCTTGCATCTCTTGCTGCAAGGGAAGAAGGTATTGCCGATGCTATAGCTTCTGCAGAAAAGGCACGTGCCGAAATGCAAAACCTGAAGTCTCAAAACGAAGCTATCCTTAAGGAAGCACGTGCTGAAAGGGATGCTATTATGAAAGAAGCACGCGAAATTAAAGACAGGATGATTGCTGAAGCTAAAGCAGATGCCGAAGCACAAAGCACTAAAATTATAGAGCAGGCAAAAGCTACTATAGCAGGCGAGAAAAACGCAGCTATTGCAGAGCTTAAAACGCAGGTTTCTGCCCTATCGGTAGAAATTGCTGAGAAGTTGCTTAAGGCAGAACTTTCTAACAAAGAAGCGCAAAGCAACCTTGTAGAAAAAATGCTTGAAGAAGTAAAACTAAACTAA
- a CDS encoding ATP synthase F0 subunit C — translation MEIPNLVGAGLIVIGAGVGLGKIGGSAMDAIARQPEAAGKIQTAMIIIGALLEGLAFGALILGKN, via the coding sequence ATGGAAATTCCAAATTTAGTTGGTGCCGGTCTTATCGTAATCGGAGCTGGTGTAGGTCTAGGTAAAATTGGTGGTTCTGCAATGGATGCTATTGCTCGTCAGCCAGAGGCTGCTGGTAAAATCCAGACTGCGATGATCATCATCGGTGCACTACTTGAAGGTCTTGCTTTCGGTGCACTTATCCTTGGTAAAAACTAA
- the atpB gene encoding F0F1 ATP synthase subunit A, giving the protein MVFSTQKLKTTVAALFAIVPLISFANAPQDTVHGGEEAYNTAKLEKHGEQHETAHEASPQDKINDHISHHLQDAHEFVFFSDEENDEHYGFALPVILVDNGLKVFSAAKFNHGESVAEADGNYYKLFHGKIYKTDAAGTLNFDEHHHPSNEMPLDFSITKNVVALLFTSALLLILFTSLARGFKKGGPNTLPTGFNRVLEPLVIYVRDEIARPNIGETKYKKFMPYLLTVFFLIWTLNLLGLTPLGINVTGNIAVTVCLALFTFVITQFSANKEYWGHIFWMPGVPYIMRIILAPIEVLGLFTKPFSLLIRLFANITAGHTVVMGLIAVIYVMKQQLTVGGSIGASMLLTLFISLIELLVAFLQAFIFTMLSSLFIGMAVQEHDHHHDHAHDDHYKEDPEIPVV; this is encoded by the coding sequence ATGGTGTTTTCCACACAAAAATTAAAGACCACTGTAGCAGCCCTTTTTGCTATTGTACCCCTTATTTCTTTTGCTAACGCGCCTCAGGACACCGTTCATGGTGGAGAAGAAGCGTACAACACAGCCAAGCTTGAAAAGCACGGTGAGCAACATGAAACCGCACATGAGGCAAGCCCTCAGGACAAGATTAACGACCACATAAGCCATCACTTACAGGATGCTCATGAGTTTGTATTCTTTTCTGATGAGGAGAACGATGAGCACTATGGTTTTGCGCTTCCTGTAATTCTTGTTGACAACGGCCTTAAAGTATTTTCGGCTGCTAAATTTAACCACGGTGAAAGCGTAGCTGAAGCTGATGGCAACTACTACAAACTTTTTCACGGAAAAATATATAAGACAGATGCGGCTGGTACGCTTAACTTTGATGAGCACCACCACCCGTCTAACGAAATGCCGCTTGACTTTTCGATCACTAAAAACGTAGTGGCGTTATTATTTACATCTGCATTATTACTTATCCTTTTTACAAGCCTTGCAAGAGGTTTCAAAAAAGGAGGGCCAAACACGTTGCCTACAGGTTTTAACCGTGTGCTTGAGCCGCTTGTAATATATGTAAGAGATGAGATAGCAAGGCCAAACATCGGTGAGACCAAGTATAAAAAATTCATGCCTTACCTGCTTACAGTATTCTTTCTTATCTGGACGCTTAACCTTCTTGGCCTTACGCCACTGGGTATAAACGTTACCGGTAACATTGCTGTAACAGTATGTCTTGCATTATTTACTTTTGTTATTACACAGTTTAGTGCTAACAAAGAGTACTGGGGCCACATATTCTGGATGCCGGGCGTGCCTTACATCATGAGGATAATACTTGCGCCTATAGAGGTGTTGGGTCTTTTTACAAAACCATTCTCACTTTTAATACGTTTATTTGCAAACATCACTGCGGGCCACACTGTAGTAATGGGACTTATAGCAGTAATATATGTAATGAAACAACAGCTTACCGTGGGTGGTAGTATAGGAGCTTCAATGCTGCTTACACTATTTATCTCGCTTATCGAGCTTCTTGTGGCATTCCTTCAGGCATTTATCTTTACCATGTTGTCATCATTATTTATTGGTATGGCGGTTCAGGAACACGATCATCACCATGACCACGCTCATGACGATCATTATAAAGAAGATCCTGAGATACCTGTAGTATAA
- a CDS encoding DUF6168 family protein, with the protein MNKDFFKAVVKTAGIAGVFLITNLLLFQIPSLNAQYAGFVYPVQTLYLLYFVFSVIILFALYKISEISASQTGFVFLGLITLKAIGSYFVAQPIISKTIDTTTERVNFLLIFMLFLSIEAYFTVQLLNKKQ; encoded by the coding sequence ATGAACAAAGACTTTTTTAAGGCAGTAGTAAAAACTGCCGGCATAGCGGGTGTATTTCTAATTACCAACCTGTTGCTGTTTCAAATACCATCATTAAACGCCCAATATGCTGGTTTTGTTTATCCTGTGCAAACGCTATACCTTTTATACTTTGTGTTTTCTGTAATTATACTGTTTGCATTGTATAAAATTTCTGAGATCAGCGCTTCGCAAACAGGCTTTGTTTTTTTGGGTTTAATTACCTTAAAAGCCATTGGCAGTTATTTTGTTGCACAGCCCATTATTTCGAAAACGATTGATACCACAACAGAGCGGGTTAACTTTTTGTTAATATTTATGCTGTTTCTATCTATAGAAGCCTATTTTACAGTGCAGCTCTTAAACAAAAAGCAGTAA
- a CDS encoding AtpZ/AtpI family protein, protein MNDNKPDDKRPNKWLALINIPFQMGIIIVAFSWLGKWLDGKYPNENNIWFIILTMAGVGIALYNVIRQVNKLNN, encoded by the coding sequence ATGAACGACAACAAGCCGGATGATAAAAGGCCAAACAAATGGCTTGCCCTCATAAACATTCCGTTCCAGATGGGTATAATTATCGTGGCTTTTTCCTGGCTGGGTAAATGGCTCGATGGCAAATACCCTAACGAAAACAACATCTGGTTTATCATACTTACCATGGCAGGTGTAGGCATTGCGTTGTATAATGTTATCCGTCAGGTAAATAAACTAAACAATTAA
- a CDS encoding bactofilin family protein codes for MFEKSPKSYTDLLGKTNRIVEGTTIKGDIISQADFRLDGHLIGNFTSGGRIVIGPAGSVTGDVKCKTADIEGKYSGRIEVEELLSIKGKAKIEGEVITGKLAVEPGAVFTASCTMRSNVKPIAPVNERQQAG; via the coding sequence ATGTTCGAAAAATCACCAAAATCATATACCGACCTTTTAGGTAAGACCAACCGTATTGTAGAGGGTACTACCATAAAAGGCGACATTATTTCGCAAGCCGACTTTAGGCTCGACGGACACCTTATAGGCAACTTTACCTCGGGGGGCAGAATTGTTATAGGCCCCGCAGGCAGCGTTACCGGAGATGTAAAATGCAAAACTGCCGATATAGAAGGCAAATACAGCGGCCGCATAGAGGTAGAAGAGCTGCTGAGCATAAAAGGCAAGGCTAAAATAGAGGGCGAGGTTATTACCGGCAAACTTGCTGTAGAACCCGGCGCTGTATTTACAGCCAGCTGTACCATGAGGAGTAATGTAAAACCCATAGCACCCGTAAATGAACGACAACAAGCCGGATGA
- a CDS encoding tetratricopeptide repeat protein, with protein sequence MKTSKYKYILLFGTAAITIACSTKKDSFVNRNFHAVTTEYNVLYNGNNALTAGVTDLKTSYTDNYWDILSVERMQRPVEEMEPTDKRNANFERAEAKATKAIQKHSMYIGGSERNPQMDEAHLLLGQSRYYDNRFVPALEAFNYVLLKYPASSRIDEVKVWREKTNIRLDNDGVAIKNLTKLLKEKTGKMDEQIYSDANAMLAQAYIKEEKRDSAIITLNNAANHSRDNEKKARYYFIKGQLYTKAKKPDSAFAAYQKVIEMKRKSPRIYTIQAHAMQAGQFDYKTGDTLAFMEKYRDLLDDRENRPFLDIINHQVGIFYDRQNVNDKAVTYYNRSLRKKATDGYLAASNYRNIAEINFREAKYVMAGRYYDSTLVNMDFRTREYKTIKKKRDNLADVIKYEAIATANDSILHVVSLSADARVAYYEDYIKRLKVTEEIQRKKAEDEARRQANIAANAAARPAGGAAAGLTSPNAPTMNGVTSLGSAADIAGAPSGSKMLNGAAPRRDAKGAGMTNGGGSTTGGVFYFYTPASVSYGKMTFQAQWGKRPQADNWRVFSEIRGGAAAIDENDETAKDSLGGKDATADAKLEPKYNPTFYIGQLPSDQKVLDSLAKDRNTAYYQLGVIYKEKFKEYRRAVDRLEKLLQNQPEERLVLPSKYNLYKLYQILGDTANAEKYKQQVLNQYPDSRYAQIIKNPGSDAATKGSPDAVYAALYSRYNNGELREVNAEIGDLIDTYNGEEILPKFELLKAQVTGRLEGLEEYKTALNYVALTYPNASEGKEADAILKKNVPALDKLAYGAKPTSYKIMFKLNADDPKAKVLLEKIKLFIKDGNNNSITVSTDIYTVNENLVVIHGFMNKLAAVDGVSILKDYKAYKVTETPVIISTEDYKVVQVKKNYVQYLAIQ encoded by the coding sequence TTGAAAACCAGCAAGTATAAATATATTTTACTTTTTGGTACGGCAGCTATTACCATAGCCTGTTCTACCAAGAAGGACTCTTTTGTAAACCGTAACTTTCATGCGGTTACTACCGAGTATAACGTGTTATATAACGGCAACAACGCGCTTACTGCGGGCGTTACCGATCTTAAAACCAGTTATACAGATAACTATTGGGATATACTCTCGGTAGAGCGCATGCAGCGTCCGGTAGAAGAAATGGAACCTACAGATAAGCGTAATGCCAACTTTGAACGTGCCGAAGCTAAAGCTACAAAAGCCATTCAAAAACACTCTATGTACATAGGCGGCAGCGAACGCAACCCACAAATGGACGAAGCCCACCTTTTACTGGGGCAATCCCGTTATTATGACAACCGTTTTGTACCGGCACTGGAGGCATTTAACTATGTACTGCTTAAGTATCCTGCCAGCAGCAGGATAGACGAGGTAAAGGTATGGCGCGAAAAAACAAACATTCGCCTGGATAATGATGGTGTAGCCATTAAAAACCTTACCAAACTGCTTAAAGAGAAAACAGGTAAGATGGACGAGCAGATTTACAGCGATGCTAATGCCATGCTTGCCCAGGCTTATATTAAGGAAGAAAAACGCGACAGCGCCATAATTACCCTTAATAATGCCGCAAACCACAGCCGTGATAACGAGAAAAAAGCCCGCTACTATTTTATTAAAGGACAACTGTATACTAAGGCAAAAAAACCAGACAGCGCTTTTGCCGCTTACCAAAAGGTAATAGAAATGAAGCGCAAATCGCCACGCATATATACCATACAGGCACACGCCATGCAGGCAGGGCAGTTTGACTATAAAACAGGAGACACACTGGCTTTTATGGAAAAATACCGCGACCTGCTGGATGATCGCGAAAACCGCCCCTTCCTGGACATCATAAACCACCAGGTGGGTATATTTTATGACAGGCAAAATGTAAACGACAAGGCAGTTACTTATTACAACAGGTCGTTACGCAAAAAAGCTACAGATGGCTACCTGGCGGCCTCTAACTACCGCAACATTGCTGAGATAAATTTTAGGGAAGCAAAATATGTTATGGCCGGTAGGTATTATGACAGTACACTGGTTAATATGGACTTCCGTACCCGCGAATACAAAACCATCAAGAAAAAAAGGGACAACCTGGCCGATGTTATTAAATATGAAGCCATAGCTACAGCTAACGACAGTATTTTGCACGTAGTGTCGCTTTCTGCAGATGCAAGGGTGGCTTACTATGAAGACTACATTAAAAGGCTAAAGGTTACCGAAGAAATACAACGCAAAAAAGCGGAAGATGAAGCGCGCAGGCAGGCTAACATTGCTGCTAATGCAGCTGCCAGGCCGGCAGGGGGTGCAGCAGCAGGCCTTACGTCGCCAAATGCGCCCACTATGAACGGTGTAACAAGCTTAGGAAGTGCCGCAGATATTGCAGGCGCCCCATCAGGCAGCAAAATGCTAAACGGTGCTGCTCCCCGCAGAGATGCTAAAGGTGCGGGAATGACAAACGGCGGCGGATCCACAACGGGCGGGGTGTTTTACTTTTACACACCGGCATCTGTATCCTATGGCAAAATGACATTTCAGGCACAATGGGGCAAAAGGCCACAGGCTGATAACTGGAGGGTTTTCTCTGAAATAAGAGGAGGTGCTGCGGCCATTGATGAGAATGATGAAACTGCAAAAGACTCGCTTGGCGGAAAAGACGCTACAGCCGATGCTAAGCTGGAACCTAAATACAACCCTACGTTTTATATAGGACAATTGCCATCTGACCAAAAAGTACTCGACAGCCTTGCTAAAGACCGTAATACGGCTTACTACCAGCTGGGCGTTATATATAAGGAAAAGTTTAAAGAATACCGCCGCGCGGTAGACAGGCTGGAGAAGCTATTGCAAAACCAGCCCGAAGAGCGCCTGGTGCTTCCGTCTAAATACAACCTGTACAAATTATACCAAATACTGGGCGACACCGCTAATGCAGAAAAGTATAAACAGCAGGTACTTAACCAGTACCCAGACAGCCGCTATGCCCAAATTATTAAGAACCCGGGGTCTGATGCTGCAACAAAAGGCAGCCCGGACGCGGTGTATGCCGCCCTGTACAGCAGGTATAACAATGGCGAACTGCGCGAGGTAAATGCAGAAATAGGCGATTTGATAGATACCTATAACGGCGAAGAAATACTCCCTAAATTTGAGTTGCTTAAAGCTCAGGTTACCGGCAGGCTCGAAGGGCTTGAAGAATATAAAACGGCGCTAAATTATGTAGCACTTACCTACCCTAACGCGAGCGAAGGTAAAGAGGCCGATGCCATACTTAAAAAGAATGTGCCTGCGTTAGATAAGTTGGCTTATGGCGCCAAGCCTACCTCATATAAAATAATGTTTAAGCTTAATGCAGACGACCCAAAAGCCAAGGTTTTGCTTGAGAAAATAAAACTGTTTATTAAAGACGGCAATAACAACAGCATTACTGTAAGTACAGACATCTATACCGTAAACGAAAACCTGGTGGTTATACACGGCTTTATGAATAAACTGGCGGCGGTAGACGGCGTGAGCATCCTTAAAGATTATAAGGCATACAAGGTTACCGAAACTCCTGTTATCATCAGTACCGAAGATTACAAGGTGGTGCAGGTTAAAAAGAATTACGTTCAGTATTTAGCAATTCAGTAA
- a CDS encoding DUF2975 domain-containing protein: MTKIKILRFALGLFIGANVISAFIISYIAFFTDLYYNLPRRYEDSLRIIQNSFYLNQAALLPALIYIYCAVNGFISMGYFNDTSAKYLKRGGMFLIASALIKSCLSIYKVANSDDENKYVFLEPAVSGILVILIIGFALFIIADFLRKGEAIERENNLTI, encoded by the coding sequence ATGACAAAGATTAAAATACTCCGTTTTGCCCTTGGGCTTTTTATTGGTGCTAATGTTATTTCTGCATTTATCATTAGTTACATCGCATTTTTTACCGACCTGTATTATAACCTTCCCAGGCGTTATGAAGATTCGCTACGCATTATTCAAAATTCCTTTTACTTAAACCAGGCCGCGTTACTACCTGCTCTGATATATATATACTGCGCCGTAAACGGATTTATTAGTATGGGATATTTTAATGATACCAGCGCTAAATATCTTAAACGCGGAGGTATGTTTTTAATAGCTTCAGCGCTTATAAAATCTTGTCTTTCGATATATAAAGTAGCGAATTCTGACGATGAAAATAAGTATGTTTTTTTAGAGCCTGCAGTATCCGGCATCTTAGTGATCCTTATCATTGGATTTGCCTTATTTATAATAGCCGATTTTTTACGCAAAGGCGAAGCCATAGAACGCGAAAATAACCTTACCATATAA
- a CDS encoding DUF2975 domain-containing protein, translated as MKRLQLLKILVTIAFVLLMVGLIFGLPFILILAIAPDQVPFTFSGRWSPVLMLSFLYVVYGIITYGVYQFKTTLELFQKNVFFDDRVIKSLNHTGLSFITASLLSIVVPFIYTMLVLGELEVTAGFSSGSPLFTLGLGLFFIVLAEVFGNAKRLKEENDLTV; from the coding sequence ATGAAACGATTACAATTACTCAAAATTCTGGTTACCATAGCCTTTGTACTACTAATGGTTGGGCTTATTTTTGGTTTGCCGTTTATACTGATACTTGCCATAGCGCCAGATCAGGTTCCATTTACCTTTAGCGGAAGATGGAGCCCCGTTTTAATGCTGTCTTTCTTATATGTAGTATATGGCATTATTACCTATGGCGTATACCAGTTTAAAACTACGCTGGAACTGTTTCAAAAAAATGTATTTTTTGATGACCGGGTTATCAAATCGCTAAACCATACCGGGCTGAGTTTTATAACAGCATCGCTCCTTAGCATTGTAGTGCCTTTTATATATACCATGCTTGTGCTTGGCGAGTTAGAGGTAACGGCAGGCTTTTCATCCGGTAGTCCGTTGTTTACGCTTGGTTTAGGATTATTCTTTATTGTACTGGCAGAAGTATTTGGCAATGCCAAAAGACTAAAAGAAGAAAACGACCTTACTGTATAA
- a CDS encoding DUF2975 domain-containing protein — translation MKHHLYVLLIALRVLVVVVAFAAIGKFLYAYSSFTDATEADRLTRSSFSVAAPLSPAHYEYVPYYFIGYGLLLCYLTYALVMLYRSFSRLHSGEVFYDQQATQFKRAGAGIIIFAKCFYLLHCAFGAICFRDITSFISQVPFFLGLYLGGKVILVLYYMAEKGTVLREENDLTV, via the coding sequence ATGAAACATCATTTATATGTATTGCTCATTGCCCTGCGGGTACTTGTTGTGGTAGTGGCCTTTGCCGCCATCGGAAAGTTTTTGTATGCTTACTCTTCTTTTACCGATGCAACAGAGGCAGACCGCCTTACCCGCAGCAGTTTTAGTGTAGCAGCACCGTTATCGCCTGCGCACTATGAATATGTACCGTATTACTTTATAGGCTATGGCCTGCTGCTATGCTACCTTACATATGCACTAGTTATGCTTTACAGAAGTTTTAGCCGCCTGCACAGTGGCGAGGTATTTTATGATCAGCAGGCAACACAATTTAAGCGGGCAGGTGCGGGCATTATTATTTTTGCCAAATGTTTTTACCTGTTGCATTGTGCCTTTGGTGCCATATGCTTTAGGGATATTACCAGCTTTATAAGCCAGGTGCCATTTTTTCTGGGTTTGTACCTGGGCGGAAAAGTGATACTGGTACTGTATTACATGGCCGAAAAAGGTACTGTACTACGCGAAGAAAATGACCTTACCGTATAA